The genomic region TAAATTTAGCGTTTCGACTTCTGTCAATTGGTGAATAGATCCGAAAGAAAAAATCTTACAAGAGCCATTGTTTTCATTAATGCCATTTGCCTGTTTGCCATTAGTAAACTCGGCAGGTGTGAACTCGTATTCGCGTTCAATCACATCAATCACTTCTTTAAACTGTACTTGCTCAGGAGTGCTTTTGATTTTTTCTATGAGCGTTTGAGTACTTAGCATTGGGACTCCGTTTGATATATAAAATGTATTTTTTGAAAATATTGA from Marinomonas rhizomae harbors:
- a CDS encoding HopJ type III effector protein, which gives rise to MLSTQTLIEKIKSTPEQVQFKEVIDVIEREYEFTPAEFTNGKQANGINENNGSCKIFSFGSIHQLTEVETLNLFGDFYRVDVLENPEATDHQNIRQFIENGWSGIHFTSTALVQKS